The Streptomyces sp. NBC_00440 genome contains a region encoding:
- a CDS encoding NADP-dependent oxidoreductase produces the protein MKAVRFHRYGDIDVLGVEDVEPRPLGPRDVLVRVRAAGINPGEAKIRTGALHGQFPATFPSGQGSDLAGTVTATGAAVAGWVPGDPVIGWSWERSSHAEYVVVPEDQLVRKPDGLPWAAAGALYVAGSTASAAVAAVAPRAGETVVVSGATGGVGTLAVQLLRRRRVNVVAVASARHQDWLGSQGAALVGYGSGVAERLRRAIEGDAGGTAHAFLDFHGGDYPRIALSLGVPPRRVNTLDHGAAAALGTRSQGSAEGTDRAVLTELAELAAAGRIEVPISRTHPLVEVRAAFAHLEHDHPLGKVVLLPDAAPAR, from the coding sequence ATGAAAGCCGTACGCTTCCACCGCTACGGAGACATCGACGTACTCGGTGTCGAGGACGTAGAACCGCGCCCGCTCGGCCCGCGGGACGTCCTGGTCCGGGTGCGGGCCGCCGGGATCAACCCGGGCGAGGCCAAGATCCGCACCGGGGCCCTGCACGGGCAGTTCCCGGCGACCTTCCCGTCCGGACAGGGCAGCGACCTCGCCGGCACCGTCACCGCGACCGGGGCCGCGGTTGCGGGCTGGGTGCCCGGAGACCCCGTAATCGGCTGGTCCTGGGAGCGGTCCAGCCACGCCGAGTACGTCGTCGTCCCGGAGGACCAGCTCGTCCGCAAGCCCGACGGGCTCCCCTGGGCCGCCGCAGGCGCCCTCTACGTCGCGGGCAGTACCGCATCAGCGGCGGTCGCCGCGGTCGCCCCTCGGGCCGGCGAGACGGTCGTGGTCAGCGGGGCCACCGGCGGGGTCGGTACCCTCGCCGTCCAACTCCTGCGCCGGCGCCGGGTGAACGTGGTCGCGGTCGCCTCCGCGCGGCACCAGGACTGGCTGGGGTCCCAGGGCGCCGCCCTCGTCGGCTACGGGAGCGGGGTCGCTGAACGCCTCCGCCGGGCGATCGAAGGCGACGCCGGCGGCACCGCGCACGCCTTCCTCGACTTCCACGGCGGCGACTACCCGCGGATCGCACTCTCCCTGGGGGTGCCGCCCCGCCGGGTCAACACGCTCGACCACGGTGCCGCCGCCGCGCTCGGCACCCGGTCGCAGGGCAGTGCCGAGGGCACCGACCGGGCAGTGCTGACCGAGCTGGCCGAGCTGGCGGCGGCCGGCCGGATCGAGGTGCCGATCAGCCGGACCCACCCGCTGGTCGAGGTCCGGGCGGCCTTCGCCCACCTGGAACACGACCACCCGTTGGGCAAGGTCGTCCTCCTCCCGGACGCCGCCCCCGCGCGCTGA